In Salvia miltiorrhiza cultivar Shanhuang (shh) chromosome 4, IMPLAD_Smil_shh, whole genome shotgun sequence, the DNA window CTTGATGAAAGAATAGGAATGCGTCACTCAACGGTGGAGGTAAATCCTAGGATGGTATGGGAGCATTTTCTTCTCCCTCGTAGCACGAATGGTGGTGCTTATGGCCGAATTGACGTCTTGATACAACAAATCCTAGAATGAATGGTACGAGAATTCGTAACATTTCAATCTACATCTTCTTAAATCTGAATTTGCATCTCATAACTATCATAGATCTGCAACTCCTTGAAGTGCTGAAGCTTATTGGGCAGAGAGGGGCTCGTAGGAGAGAGAGCAAcgtaagagagagaaattgagaaagagagatagtaGCGGTTAAAAGAATGAGtacgaaaataagaaaaaaagacAGTTTGTACCTCAAAGAGAGAAAAGGCAGGGATCAAACACTTAATTTTggttataatttattaaaactatGTTTGGAGACAAATgttaattttcactattttgtaTGGCTAGTACTGTAGAAACCTCGCCTCTTGTAAATATCTCAATTTTTTTACTTAATTATCTGGCATAACTAGGTTTCAGAGAGAGAAGGAGTgcaaaaataaggaaaagagagagaaccAGTGTTTTTTGTACATACAAGAGAGAAAATGTAGAGATGATTCCGTTCAAAACACttaatttttgttataatttattaaaattatgtttGTGAACAACTatgagtttaattttttttaagtccaTTATCTTAAGGCGGTTTGTAAAAGTAGGCTAatatttttcggacttgcaaacATAagctaattattttaaatttcggcaTTCGTGAGCCACATTTGAACCCAATCGGGCTACTTTGAGCCACATTTTGACCCATAAAAGTGGCCTATAAATGCCGAATTGGGCCCAAATGTAGCCCAAGaacacaaaaaattaaaataattggcatatttttacaaattaaaaaaatattgacatTTTGTTCAAACCGCGCTAAGATAGTggacttaaataattttaaactcaacaactattaattttcactattttgtaTGAGTAGTGTAGAAATATCCGCTTAAAAATATCTCAAATTTTTCCTTAATTACCACATAAGGATAGATAtgtactatatatatttattagggttaattgcccataaaatactgaactttcgttcaattctgattttgcacacaaactttgaactgtagcgtgaaaattactaaactttagattttatctgTTTTTGTTACTAATTCAAATTCCCGTCAAATATCAGGCCAGTATGACGTGCCAATATTTGACGTGGCGTATTTATTgctaatttcttattaataaaaaaagaacacaaagtaAATAACCAGAattgtcaataacttaatatatcaaatcaaataatagtattttttttttaattctcaagtttaaatcaatttttttctaattcactattacacaactgagtactccaatatataaaatagaagtcattcaaatagtataaatatatatagtttataaaaaattaatctttagataatgaaaatttaataaactttattacttagctaaataattttttttatatattaagttattgataattaaaatattttttggctGACACACTAAATTCGAAGAATTCCCttactattattgaatttattcaattaattaattaaactaaaaaaactactattatttgatttaatatattaaattattgacaatttgagttatctacgttgtgttctttttttattgataagaaattaaataaaaataattatttttccaaTTAATTGTCACGCAAGAATAAATACGCCACGTCAAAATTAGAacaccatattatatattaactcGGTATTTGGCCAGAATTTGGACTTCCTTGCTGCAAGGGGAGTTCGAGCATGGGCATGAGCGCAGGTGTTCTCGGCTGGGGTTGACGTGATCTGAGTCCGAGTTCGTTAGGCATATAGAACGGCTGGTACGTTCTGCTGGGTTTTGGGTGGTTCTCTGTTTTTTGTTTCGGTTTTTTTGTTTGCTTTCGCTGCGTTTGGGAGCTGAGcggcttaggggtgatggttaggctgGAACTTCTGAAGCTGTCTCTTTTCCGCTCCCTCACAGTCTCTGttagacgagcactctttttcccttttaaggatTTTCCCGTTTGGGTTTGCcttaaaagggttttaatgaggctcggcccttagtttacTCCTCTGTGTTCTCAAGGGTTTTAGGtctgttttcttttcttatcttttttaataaaatctcatttaaTTAATCATGCCAcaattcaaagtttgtgtgcaaaatcagaattggatgaaagttcagtattttatgggcaattaaccctatttattaattgtgtataataaaaaataactaaaacatCTAATTATGtactatatatattatgttaatttatttctatttactgtttataataaattaagttGAAAAGAGAAAATGACTTTTGATGTActtctatcaaatcaaataagaaaacaattgtatttttttttgtgaaaacatatgtaatttatgaattatattAAGAATATCTCAAAATGAGACGAGACATGTTGAATGAAACAGCCAAAATTAAAAAGTAGGGCGTTTCATATATGAGGGagataataatagtaataataataataataataataataataataaattcctAGGGCAACAGCCGAAAGGCTTGTACTTCAACATATATGGTATTGTACTAGCTTTTGTAATGTGTTGTACTGAACTattaacataaacaaattaaaatatgaacaaaGGTAATGACGCGATATACATTTTTTATTCATGTACTAAGAGGCAACATGTCGACATCATAAGATTAAATTTCTAATTTCTACTAATTATCCTCTTCCCAATTgacttttatatttaatttcataatttttgtaagaaaaaaaaagcataCATAAACAGAGAGATGAAAGGGAAGTATGATTTTTTGATTTGGACatctcttctctcctctctcatcttctcTAGACTGTGTGCATCATCCTCCATCCATTTAGACCTCCTTTCACGTTTATCAGCATTTTCCTGTCTTCATTTATCATAAGCCCTCCAGCTTTATTAGTTTTTTTGAGGTTAGTTATATATCTTGTTTTCCCTTTATAAACCTATACATACACacacgtatatatatatgtatatgcttGTTGAACGGTGTTTGTTTTCTTAGATATGTCATCGATCataacaaaaaggaaaaaataaatatccGACTCTAGAGAAATTCCTCAACACAGTTGAAGATGAATCAAGTTGTGAGGAACATATATATAGCAGCTTCAGATATATAGCAGGGTTCAATTAgggttttttaatttattttcttttacttctttttttttttgcccccCCTCTTACTCAGAGGAAGTCTACTGCATCGGAGAAACACTGAGATCCGATAATAATCAACACATGGGGTGAGGAGGGCCAACCcaacttttaaatttttctcttttttctctcttaattatcaaatttatttaaaagcCCTCATCATCAATGAACCAATTTACTTTGAAATATATATTGTCGaagaaataaaaaacataacTTCCACCAGATATTTTTTTCCGTCCCGCTTCTAAATGCCTGCCATGTCCAGATCTGAAGAGTTGAAGTAAAGTGGAAAATAATCAAGACGTACAATATATAAACTATTGTTTTTATATGTGTTTTCTTATTCACATTCTCTCAGGAACCCTAGAGTGATTTTTGGGTGATAAATTAAATCGGAAACATTATGGAGGAGTGGAGGCATCTGGATGATTCATGGATACTAGAATCTGGTGTGGGCCCATCTCAGGCAAACAATAATGCAATTTCTAGTAGAAGTGGCTCAGGCTCAGCAGCAACACAAGAAAAGAAGAATTTGAAGAAGGCGAAAAGCAACTCAAAATGTAGAAAGAGATTTAGCAGTGGAATTGATGAGAGTGCAGAAGAAGGTGTGAAGAAGCTGGACCACAACGCAAAGGAGAGGATTCGAAGAATGAAGCTTAATGCATCTTACCTTGCTCTCAGAGCACTGCTTCCTGATTCCACAAGATCAAAGGTGACATTTATCAATTCAAATGCATTCATTTTATACATGCAATAACGTATTCTATTTATGATAGGTAGCCCTAAATTATACGGTGATTAATGCTTGAGATTGAGTTTTCACATACCACATAATATTTTCTACCTCTATATATGAactcatttaatataaaaactaACAACTTTGCACTTAATCGATAGAAATATTGCATATAAACTAACTGCATTTTCATGGTAATAAATTGTCATGTAATTGTAGTTTCTTTGGAATTCAAACCCAAGACTACTAAAGTGCAGATACTTTATAGGTAAAGTGCAGTTATTTTATAGGTTAAGTGTAAGAGATTTGTAGTTTGTATGTAATTAAGAGAGGATTTTAGTTGATCGAATCTTTTAGGGGACAtttattttgaatgattgataagatgcatgatttaGTATTTTTATACTAAAGAGTATGATTTCTCAAATTCCACcaagaataaagaaaaactGATAGAAATAATTAAGGGCCTTGGATATCTCCAAGTTTCagtccatcaaagtaaataagtAAGAGATTAAAAtcttactattatttttttttttatctatttaagGCTAATCTTACAAAGTAAACGACCACTTATGGTTTAGTTTCAGTACAAACTCATTTAACATAAAAACTATATAAGTAAGAAAACAAGACGTACGGCAACGTGCAGAAGAAGTGGAGCGCACCCGCAATAGTAGATAGAGTGGTGAAATACATTCCGGAGCTGGAGAAAGAGATAGAAATACTGAGAAGCAACGTTAACGCCAAGGAGATGAATGCCAGTGTTTGTATGAGCCAAGTTAATCAACAAGAAGCAATTTTTCAAGTTTGTGTGGCCAGACAACATCAACAGCATTCACAACTCACCCATTTGTTGCAAAGACTTGAAGATGAGGGTATCTGCATCAACAGTGCTTCTGCACTTGACATTTCTCACACCAGAATTTGCCACCATTTGCACATCCAGGTAACCACACATCTTCATTTTATATATGATCATCATCGTGTCGTGTATGTTCTCACTCTgcctctcattttttttatcatttagtATAATTAATTTCAAGAAAATTAACTAAGACTCGATcactaattgagtttataattattttctaattttttatttaatatttgaatatatattaagGTTTGTTATtccaaagttagggtatataattttttaaaattttgatttttagtgGAAACTGGAAAGTAATAATTAGGGTTTTTTATGCAATAATATTTCCGACTGCCTCCAACACTGAAACTCACTTACGCTGTCATATAGTCACTAAATTAATAGGTTTAATTGAATAGTGTACTAATAGAACTTGGGACAAAAACTATCACTAAATCCCAAAACTAACACTAAATTAATTTATGGAGCTAAACAAGTGTATTTTCACTATTTGATTCCATCCTCAAAAGAACTTACGATAAAGTGGTTGCTGAGCTACATTAATTTTCGTGATTTTTCTATAAAACAGGAATAGTTGAAAAAGTTGATTCAAACCCTAAATCTTTGGATTCAAACATTACACATCCGACTTTAACCATTTTACCACCAGAACAACACATCCGCACAAAAAGTAGTTGAAACTTATAAATTGAATCACAACCATACGTTTTATTAGAAGTTCTCAAACATTTAACTGcacaatttttaagtttttgggACTGCAGCTGTTATCATATATACCCCTAAATTGTGGGACTAAATCTAGCTACCTCAAATAATTACTGCACTTCACATTTTACCCTGAAATTTATGATTAGAGCCAAGCTCTCAGTATactcattcatatatatatatggaagggctaaaataagagcattttgtaagatataaaataagaatcattttcagcccttagatcatcaagatctatggttgattcgtaatcctgttggatggatttatggtcctgagttcgaatctcaaaggtagcaaaaaattatttttcacaattcatatatttatacaacgaattcatacgtgttctacataaaattcatccattaaaaattgctcttatttcttattttaagatgtgctctcacggtagcccacccctatatatatatatatatatatgtttgcaTGATATTCCACAGACAAACGATACTGCTTCTGAAGCGGGCAATCGCTTTGAAGAACTACGGGACAAGGTGATTTCTTGGTTGAGATAATTTGTTTGCTGTCAAAAGACAGCTAGTTCCATcattatttatatgtatattcTCTAGCTAGAATTAGggtcaaataaaattttatttttcgtaaAAATTACGAACAGTTTAACTTATAAAGTAATTGTACTTTCGTGGTTTTGGGTTCATCAATTTTACACAAAAATTTGGGTACAACCAGATGTACCGTACAATCAAGTTGACCCGGATCTTGATTCAAACCCGTATTctgacccaaatcgtgtaaatgacactattcggttatacaaatgacactgcctataattgacattgTTTGGTTATATAAATGGCGctttaacattttaaaatattaacattgttcggttatacaaatgacactgcctataattg includes these proteins:
- the LOC131023698 gene encoding transcription factor bHLH160 isoform X2, whose amino-acid sequence is MEEWRHLDDSWILESGVGPSQANNNAISSRSGSGSAATQEKKNLKKAKSNSKCRKRFSSGIDESAEEGVKKLDHNAKERIRRMKLNASYLALRALLPDSTRSKKKWSAPAIVDRVVKYIPELEKEIEILRSNVNAKEMNASVCMSQVNQQEAIFQVCVARQHQQHSQLTHLLQRLEDEGICINSASALDISHTRICHHLHIQTNDTASEAGNRFEELRDKVISWLR
- the LOC131023698 gene encoding transcription factor bHLH160 isoform X1; the protein is MEEWRHLDDSWILESGVGPSQANNNAISSRSGSGSAATQEKKNLKKAKSNSKCRKRFSSGIDESAEEGVKKLDHNAKERIRRMKLNASYLALRALLPDSTRSKKKWSAPAIVDRVVKYIPELEKEIEILRSNVNAKEMNASVCMSQVNQQEAIFQVCVARQHQQHSQLTHLLQRLEDEGICINSASALDISHTRICHHLHIQVTTHLHFIYDHHRVVYVLTLPLIFFII